A region from the Oncorhynchus keta strain PuntledgeMale-10-30-2019 chromosome 5, Oket_V2, whole genome shotgun sequence genome encodes:
- the bcl2l12 gene encoding transcription initiation factor TFIID subunit 3 isoform X8, with product MSADALNPTSPNPSVMSADALNPTSPNPSVMSADALNPTSPNPSVMSTDTLNPTSPNPSVMSTDTLNPTSPNPSVSSISLVEIKADTSLVLKAFLRSALSNPSTERLGTVGGSYKDHNKYSAKESRKRPDNGWDSLDEAISSVEEKKHGLKDLIKRRLQPRPSTLPLRHSAKDSGADQTQNGGSLEKDGRPNRTNPGLPGFFRDQLEEDVRFPSSMSDEEGNDPKQQKKAKKLKSQISSFFSIKKKPEKDKDKDETRLQRPSTLTIGVGPVPVAPVISPTHPPEFYEEVAETLDRIAQRSHSMKRPQKPSPRPSPATTPVKPPPEPDKEEMVRQLVQVLSMEGDAINYKIQSDPFLRSTLNRLSYPSFAKLLDTFASQEQATPSPLPPPASSPTLRRVAVTMEVSRRVVTATGMQRMQGYAERYMENFAPWVKSHGGWEGIVQLEEILECD from the exons ATGTCAGCTGATGCGCTCAACCCTACCTCTCCCAACCCCTCAGTGATGTCAGCTGATGCACTCAACCCTACCTCTCCCAACCCCTCAGTGATGTCAGCTGATGCGCTCAACCCTACCTCTCCCAACCCCTCAGTGATGTCAACTGATACGCTCAACCCTACCTCTCCCAACCCCTCAGTGATGTCAACTGATACGCTCAACCCTACATCTCCCAACCCCTCTGTCTCGTCCATCTCTCTGGTTGAGATCAAGGCAGACACTAGTCTGGTGCTGAAAGCTTTCCTCCGCAGCGCACTCTCTAATCCTTCGACCGAGCGGCTTGGGACGGTGGGGGGAAGCTACAAAGACCACAACAAGTACAG TGCAAAGGAGTCTAGGAAGCGGCCGGACAATGGCTGGGACTCTCTGGATGAAGCAATCAGCtcagtggaggagaagaaacacGGCTTGAAGGACCTCATTAAAAGACGACTGCAGCCACGGCCCTCCACCCTGCCCCTCCGTCACTCAGCTAAAGACAGCGGTGCAGACCAGACACAAAATGGTGGCTCCTTGGAGAAGGACGGAAGACCAAACCGAACCAACCCAGGCCTGCCAGGCTTCTTCAGAGACCAACTCGAG GAAGATGTTAGGTTCCCCTCCTCCATGTCAGATGAAGAAGGGAACGATCCAAAACAGCAGAAAAAGGCAAAGAAGTTGAAGAGCCAGATCTCCTCTTTCTTCAGCATAAAAAAGAAGCCAGAAAAGGATAAAGACAAGGATGAGACGCGTCTTCAGAGGCCATCCACACTGACCATCGGCGTAGGGCCAGTACCCGTGGCGCCAGTCATCTCTCCCA CACACCCTCCTGAGTTCTATGAGGAGGTGGCTGAGACTCTGGACAGGATTGCTCAGCGGTCCCACAGTATGAAGAGACCCCAAAAGCCCAGCCCACGACCCAGCCCTGCTACCACCCCGGTCAAACCTCCCCCTG AACCTGACAAAGAAGAAATGGTGCGCCAGCTGGTCCAGGTACTGTCTATGGAAGGGGATGCCATCAACTACAAG ATCCAGTCAGACCCCTTCCTGCGCTCCACGCTGAACCGTCTCTCATACCCGTCCTTCGCTAAGCTCCTGGACACCTTCGCCAGCCAGGAACAGGCCACGCCCTCACCTCTGCCGCCTCCTGCCAGCAGCCCCACGCTGAGACGAGTGGCCGTCACCATGGAGGTGTCGCGGCGTGTCGTCACAGCGACAGGGATGCAGCGCATGCAGGGCTACGCAGAACGCTATATGGAGAACTTTGCCCCCTGGGTGAAGAGCCATGGAGGATGG GAAGgtattgtccagttggaagagaTTTTGGAGTGCGACTGA
- the bcl2l12 gene encoding sporozoite surface protein 2 isoform X1, producing MTSLTRMSTEPESQSNGLGRRSLSALPSIGVMSADALNPTSLNPSVKSADVLKPTSPNPSVMSADALNPTSPNPSVMSADALNPTSPNPSVMSADALNPTSPNPSVMSADALNPTSPNPSVMSTDTLNPTSPNPSVMSTDTLNPTSPNPSVSSISLVEIKADTSLVLKAFLRSALSNPSTERLGTVGGSYKDHNKYSAKESRKRPDNGWDSLDEAISSVEEKKHGLKDLIKRRLQPRPSTLPLRHSAKDSGADQTQNGGSLEKDGRPNRTNPGLPGFFRDQLEEDVRFPSSMSDEEGNDPKQQKKAKKLKSQISSFFSIKKKPEKDKDKDETRLQRPSTLTIGVGPVPVAPVISPTHPPEFYEEVAETLDRIAQRSHSMKRPQKPSPRPSPATTPVKPPPEPDKEEMVRQLVQVLSMEGDAINYKIQSDPFLRSTLNRLSYPSFAKLLDTFASQEQATPSPLPPPASSPTLRRVAVTMEVSRRVVTATGMQRMQGYAERYMENFAPWVKSHGGWEGIVQLEEILECD from the exons tgatgTCAGCTGATGCGCTCAACCCCACCTCTCTCAACCCCTCAGTGAAGTCAGCTGATGTGCTCAAACCTACCTCTCCCAACCCCTCAGTGATGTCAGCTGATGCACTCAACCCTACCTCTCCCAACCCCTCAGTGATGTCAGCTGATGCGCTCAACCCTACCTCTCCCAACCCCTCAGTGATGTCAGCTGATGCACTCAACCCTACCTCTCCCAACCCCTCAGTGATGTCAGCTGATGCGCTCAACCCTACCTCTCCCAACCCCTCAGTGATGTCAACTGATACGCTCAACCCTACCTCTCCCAACCCCTCAGTGATGTCAACTGATACGCTCAACCCTACATCTCCCAACCCCTCTGTCTCGTCCATCTCTCTGGTTGAGATCAAGGCAGACACTAGTCTGGTGCTGAAAGCTTTCCTCCGCAGCGCACTCTCTAATCCTTCGACCGAGCGGCTTGGGACGGTGGGGGGAAGCTACAAAGACCACAACAAGTACAG TGCAAAGGAGTCTAGGAAGCGGCCGGACAATGGCTGGGACTCTCTGGATGAAGCAATCAGCtcagtggaggagaagaaacacGGCTTGAAGGACCTCATTAAAAGACGACTGCAGCCACGGCCCTCCACCCTGCCCCTCCGTCACTCAGCTAAAGACAGCGGTGCAGACCAGACACAAAATGGTGGCTCCTTGGAGAAGGACGGAAGACCAAACCGAACCAACCCAGGCCTGCCAGGCTTCTTCAGAGACCAACTCGAG GAAGATGTTAGGTTCCCCTCCTCCATGTCAGATGAAGAAGGGAACGATCCAAAACAGCAGAAAAAGGCAAAGAAGTTGAAGAGCCAGATCTCCTCTTTCTTCAGCATAAAAAAGAAGCCAGAAAAGGATAAAGACAAGGATGAGACGCGTCTTCAGAGGCCATCCACACTGACCATCGGCGTAGGGCCAGTACCCGTGGCGCCAGTCATCTCTCCCA CACACCCTCCTGAGTTCTATGAGGAGGTGGCTGAGACTCTGGACAGGATTGCTCAGCGGTCCCACAGTATGAAGAGACCCCAAAAGCCCAGCCCACGACCCAGCCCTGCTACCACCCCGGTCAAACCTCCCCCTG AACCTGACAAAGAAGAAATGGTGCGCCAGCTGGTCCAGGTACTGTCTATGGAAGGGGATGCCATCAACTACAAG ATCCAGTCAGACCCCTTCCTGCGCTCCACGCTGAACCGTCTCTCATACCCGTCCTTCGCTAAGCTCCTGGACACCTTCGCCAGCCAGGAACAGGCCACGCCCTCACCTCTGCCGCCTCCTGCCAGCAGCCCCACGCTGAGACGAGTGGCCGTCACCATGGAGGTGTCGCGGCGTGTCGTCACAGCGACAGGGATGCAGCGCATGCAGGGCTACGCAGAACGCTATATGGAGAACTTTGCCCCCTGGGTGAAGAGCCATGGAGGATGG GAAGgtattgtccagttggaagagaTTTTGGAGTGCGACTGA
- the bcl2l12 gene encoding sporozoite surface protein 2 isoform X6, with amino-acid sequence MSADALNPTSPNPSVMSADALNPTSPNPSVMSADALNPTSPNPSVMSADALNPTSPNPSVMSTDTLNPTSPNPSVMSTDTLNPTSPNPSVSSISLVEIKADTSLVLKAFLRSALSNPSTERLGTVGGSYKDHNKYSAKESRKRPDNGWDSLDEAISSVEEKKHGLKDLIKRRLQPRPSTLPLRHSAKDSGADQTQNGGSLEKDGRPNRTNPGLPGFFRDQLEEDVRFPSSMSDEEGNDPKQQKKAKKLKSQISSFFSIKKKPEKDKDKDETRLQRPSTLTIGVGPVPVAPVISPTHPPEFYEEVAETLDRIAQRSHSMKRPQKPSPRPSPATTPVKPPPEPDKEEMVRQLVQVLSMEGDAINYKIQSDPFLRSTLNRLSYPSFAKLLDTFASQEQATPSPLPPPASSPTLRRVAVTMEVSRRVVTATGMQRMQGYAERYMENFAPWVKSHGGWEGIVQLEEILECD; translated from the exons ATGTCAGCTGATGCACTCAACCCTACCTCTCCCAACCCCTCAGTGATGTCAGCTGATGCGCTCAACCCTACCTCTCCCAACCCCTCAGTGATGTCAGCTGATGCACTCAACCCTACCTCTCCCAACCCCTCAGTGATGTCAGCTGATGCGCTCAACCCTACCTCTCCCAACCCCTCAGTGATGTCAACTGATACGCTCAACCCTACCTCTCCCAACCCCTCAGTGATGTCAACTGATACGCTCAACCCTACATCTCCCAACCCCTCTGTCTCGTCCATCTCTCTGGTTGAGATCAAGGCAGACACTAGTCTGGTGCTGAAAGCTTTCCTCCGCAGCGCACTCTCTAATCCTTCGACCGAGCGGCTTGGGACGGTGGGGGGAAGCTACAAAGACCACAACAAGTACAG TGCAAAGGAGTCTAGGAAGCGGCCGGACAATGGCTGGGACTCTCTGGATGAAGCAATCAGCtcagtggaggagaagaaacacGGCTTGAAGGACCTCATTAAAAGACGACTGCAGCCACGGCCCTCCACCCTGCCCCTCCGTCACTCAGCTAAAGACAGCGGTGCAGACCAGACACAAAATGGTGGCTCCTTGGAGAAGGACGGAAGACCAAACCGAACCAACCCAGGCCTGCCAGGCTTCTTCAGAGACCAACTCGAG GAAGATGTTAGGTTCCCCTCCTCCATGTCAGATGAAGAAGGGAACGATCCAAAACAGCAGAAAAAGGCAAAGAAGTTGAAGAGCCAGATCTCCTCTTTCTTCAGCATAAAAAAGAAGCCAGAAAAGGATAAAGACAAGGATGAGACGCGTCTTCAGAGGCCATCCACACTGACCATCGGCGTAGGGCCAGTACCCGTGGCGCCAGTCATCTCTCCCA CACACCCTCCTGAGTTCTATGAGGAGGTGGCTGAGACTCTGGACAGGATTGCTCAGCGGTCCCACAGTATGAAGAGACCCCAAAAGCCCAGCCCACGACCCAGCCCTGCTACCACCCCGGTCAAACCTCCCCCTG AACCTGACAAAGAAGAAATGGTGCGCCAGCTGGTCCAGGTACTGTCTATGGAAGGGGATGCCATCAACTACAAG ATCCAGTCAGACCCCTTCCTGCGCTCCACGCTGAACCGTCTCTCATACCCGTCCTTCGCTAAGCTCCTGGACACCTTCGCCAGCCAGGAACAGGCCACGCCCTCACCTCTGCCGCCTCCTGCCAGCAGCCCCACGCTGAGACGAGTGGCCGTCACCATGGAGGTGTCGCGGCGTGTCGTCACAGCGACAGGGATGCAGCGCATGCAGGGCTACGCAGAACGCTATATGGAGAACTTTGCCCCCTGGGTGAAGAGCCATGGAGGATGG GAAGgtattgtccagttggaagagaTTTTGGAGTGCGACTGA
- the bcl2l12 gene encoding transcription initiation factor TFIID subunit 3 isoform X4, whose amino-acid sequence MTSLTRMSTEPESQSNGLGRRSLSALPSIGVMSADALNPTSPNPSVMSADALNPTSPNPSVMSADALNPTSPNPSVMSTDTLNPTSPNPSVMSTDTLNPTSPNPSVSSISLVEIKADTSLVLKAFLRSALSNPSTERLGTVGGSYKDHNKYSAKESRKRPDNGWDSLDEAISSVEEKKHGLKDLIKRRLQPRPSTLPLRHSAKDSGADQTQNGGSLEKDGRPNRTNPGLPGFFRDQLEEDVRFPSSMSDEEGNDPKQQKKAKKLKSQISSFFSIKKKPEKDKDKDETRLQRPSTLTIGVGPVPVAPVISPTHPPEFYEEVAETLDRIAQRSHSMKRPQKPSPRPSPATTPVKPPPEPDKEEMVRQLVQVLSMEGDAINYKIQSDPFLRSTLNRLSYPSFAKLLDTFASQEQATPSPLPPPASSPTLRRVAVTMEVSRRVVTATGMQRMQGYAERYMENFAPWVKSHGGWEGIVQLEEILECD is encoded by the exons TGATGTCAGCTGATGCGCTCAACCCTACCTCTCCCAACCCCTCAGTGATGTCAGCTGATGCACTCAACCCTACCTCTCCCAACCCCTCAGTGATGTCAGCTGATGCGCTCAACCCTACCTCTCCCAACCCCTCAGTGATGTCAACTGATACGCTCAACCCTACCTCTCCCAACCCCTCAGTGATGTCAACTGATACGCTCAACCCTACATCTCCCAACCCCTCTGTCTCGTCCATCTCTCTGGTTGAGATCAAGGCAGACACTAGTCTGGTGCTGAAAGCTTTCCTCCGCAGCGCACTCTCTAATCCTTCGACCGAGCGGCTTGGGACGGTGGGGGGAAGCTACAAAGACCACAACAAGTACAG TGCAAAGGAGTCTAGGAAGCGGCCGGACAATGGCTGGGACTCTCTGGATGAAGCAATCAGCtcagtggaggagaagaaacacGGCTTGAAGGACCTCATTAAAAGACGACTGCAGCCACGGCCCTCCACCCTGCCCCTCCGTCACTCAGCTAAAGACAGCGGTGCAGACCAGACACAAAATGGTGGCTCCTTGGAGAAGGACGGAAGACCAAACCGAACCAACCCAGGCCTGCCAGGCTTCTTCAGAGACCAACTCGAG GAAGATGTTAGGTTCCCCTCCTCCATGTCAGATGAAGAAGGGAACGATCCAAAACAGCAGAAAAAGGCAAAGAAGTTGAAGAGCCAGATCTCCTCTTTCTTCAGCATAAAAAAGAAGCCAGAAAAGGATAAAGACAAGGATGAGACGCGTCTTCAGAGGCCATCCACACTGACCATCGGCGTAGGGCCAGTACCCGTGGCGCCAGTCATCTCTCCCA CACACCCTCCTGAGTTCTATGAGGAGGTGGCTGAGACTCTGGACAGGATTGCTCAGCGGTCCCACAGTATGAAGAGACCCCAAAAGCCCAGCCCACGACCCAGCCCTGCTACCACCCCGGTCAAACCTCCCCCTG AACCTGACAAAGAAGAAATGGTGCGCCAGCTGGTCCAGGTACTGTCTATGGAAGGGGATGCCATCAACTACAAG ATCCAGTCAGACCCCTTCCTGCGCTCCACGCTGAACCGTCTCTCATACCCGTCCTTCGCTAAGCTCCTGGACACCTTCGCCAGCCAGGAACAGGCCACGCCCTCACCTCTGCCGCCTCCTGCCAGCAGCCCCACGCTGAGACGAGTGGCCGTCACCATGGAGGTGTCGCGGCGTGTCGTCACAGCGACAGGGATGCAGCGCATGCAGGGCTACGCAGAACGCTATATGGAGAACTTTGCCCCCTGGGTGAAGAGCCATGGAGGATGG GAAGgtattgtccagttggaagagaTTTTGGAGTGCGACTGA
- the bcl2l12 gene encoding transcription initiation factor TFIID subunit 3 isoform X5, which yields MTSLTRMSTEPESQSNGLGRRSLSALPSIGVMSADALNPTSPNPSVMSADALNPTSPNPSVMSTDTLNPTSPNPSVMSTDTLNPTSPNPSVSSISLVEIKADTSLVLKAFLRSALSNPSTERLGTVGGSYKDHNKYSAKESRKRPDNGWDSLDEAISSVEEKKHGLKDLIKRRLQPRPSTLPLRHSAKDSGADQTQNGGSLEKDGRPNRTNPGLPGFFRDQLEEDVRFPSSMSDEEGNDPKQQKKAKKLKSQISSFFSIKKKPEKDKDKDETRLQRPSTLTIGVGPVPVAPVISPTHPPEFYEEVAETLDRIAQRSHSMKRPQKPSPRPSPATTPVKPPPEPDKEEMVRQLVQVLSMEGDAINYKIQSDPFLRSTLNRLSYPSFAKLLDTFASQEQATPSPLPPPASSPTLRRVAVTMEVSRRVVTATGMQRMQGYAERYMENFAPWVKSHGGWEGIVQLEEILECD from the exons TGATGTCAGCTGATGCACTCAACCCTACCTCTCCCAACCCCTCAGTGATGTCAGCTGATGCGCTCAACCCTACCTCTCCCAACCCCTCAGTGATGTCAACTGATACGCTCAACCCTACCTCTCCCAACCCCTCAGTGATGTCAACTGATACGCTCAACCCTACATCTCCCAACCCCTCTGTCTCGTCCATCTCTCTGGTTGAGATCAAGGCAGACACTAGTCTGGTGCTGAAAGCTTTCCTCCGCAGCGCACTCTCTAATCCTTCGACCGAGCGGCTTGGGACGGTGGGGGGAAGCTACAAAGACCACAACAAGTACAG TGCAAAGGAGTCTAGGAAGCGGCCGGACAATGGCTGGGACTCTCTGGATGAAGCAATCAGCtcagtggaggagaagaaacacGGCTTGAAGGACCTCATTAAAAGACGACTGCAGCCACGGCCCTCCACCCTGCCCCTCCGTCACTCAGCTAAAGACAGCGGTGCAGACCAGACACAAAATGGTGGCTCCTTGGAGAAGGACGGAAGACCAAACCGAACCAACCCAGGCCTGCCAGGCTTCTTCAGAGACCAACTCGAG GAAGATGTTAGGTTCCCCTCCTCCATGTCAGATGAAGAAGGGAACGATCCAAAACAGCAGAAAAAGGCAAAGAAGTTGAAGAGCCAGATCTCCTCTTTCTTCAGCATAAAAAAGAAGCCAGAAAAGGATAAAGACAAGGATGAGACGCGTCTTCAGAGGCCATCCACACTGACCATCGGCGTAGGGCCAGTACCCGTGGCGCCAGTCATCTCTCCCA CACACCCTCCTGAGTTCTATGAGGAGGTGGCTGAGACTCTGGACAGGATTGCTCAGCGGTCCCACAGTATGAAGAGACCCCAAAAGCCCAGCCCACGACCCAGCCCTGCTACCACCCCGGTCAAACCTCCCCCTG AACCTGACAAAGAAGAAATGGTGCGCCAGCTGGTCCAGGTACTGTCTATGGAAGGGGATGCCATCAACTACAAG ATCCAGTCAGACCCCTTCCTGCGCTCCACGCTGAACCGTCTCTCATACCCGTCCTTCGCTAAGCTCCTGGACACCTTCGCCAGCCAGGAACAGGCCACGCCCTCACCTCTGCCGCCTCCTGCCAGCAGCCCCACGCTGAGACGAGTGGCCGTCACCATGGAGGTGTCGCGGCGTGTCGTCACAGCGACAGGGATGCAGCGCATGCAGGGCTACGCAGAACGCTATATGGAGAACTTTGCCCCCTGGGTGAAGAGCCATGGAGGATGG GAAGgtattgtccagttggaagagaTTTTGGAGTGCGACTGA
- the bcl2l12 gene encoding sporozoite surface protein 2 isoform X2, translated as MTSLTRMSTEPESQSNGLGRRSLSALPSIGVKSADVLKPTSPNPSVMSADALNPTSPNPSVMSADALNPTSPNPSVMSADALNPTSPNPSVMSADALNPTSPNPSVMSTDTLNPTSPNPSVMSTDTLNPTSPNPSVSSISLVEIKADTSLVLKAFLRSALSNPSTERLGTVGGSYKDHNKYSAKESRKRPDNGWDSLDEAISSVEEKKHGLKDLIKRRLQPRPSTLPLRHSAKDSGADQTQNGGSLEKDGRPNRTNPGLPGFFRDQLEEDVRFPSSMSDEEGNDPKQQKKAKKLKSQISSFFSIKKKPEKDKDKDETRLQRPSTLTIGVGPVPVAPVISPTHPPEFYEEVAETLDRIAQRSHSMKRPQKPSPRPSPATTPVKPPPEPDKEEMVRQLVQVLSMEGDAINYKIQSDPFLRSTLNRLSYPSFAKLLDTFASQEQATPSPLPPPASSPTLRRVAVTMEVSRRVVTATGMQRMQGYAERYMENFAPWVKSHGGWEGIVQLEEILECD; from the exons TGAAGTCAGCTGATGTGCTCAAACCTACCTCTCCCAACCCCTCAGTGATGTCAGCTGATGCACTCAACCCTACCTCTCCCAACCCCTCAGTGATGTCAGCTGATGCGCTCAACCCTACCTCTCCCAACCCCTCAGTGATGTCAGCTGATGCACTCAACCCTACCTCTCCCAACCCCTCAGTGATGTCAGCTGATGCGCTCAACCCTACCTCTCCCAACCCCTCAGTGATGTCAACTGATACGCTCAACCCTACCTCTCCCAACCCCTCAGTGATGTCAACTGATACGCTCAACCCTACATCTCCCAACCCCTCTGTCTCGTCCATCTCTCTGGTTGAGATCAAGGCAGACACTAGTCTGGTGCTGAAAGCTTTCCTCCGCAGCGCACTCTCTAATCCTTCGACCGAGCGGCTTGGGACGGTGGGGGGAAGCTACAAAGACCACAACAAGTACAG TGCAAAGGAGTCTAGGAAGCGGCCGGACAATGGCTGGGACTCTCTGGATGAAGCAATCAGCtcagtggaggagaagaaacacGGCTTGAAGGACCTCATTAAAAGACGACTGCAGCCACGGCCCTCCACCCTGCCCCTCCGTCACTCAGCTAAAGACAGCGGTGCAGACCAGACACAAAATGGTGGCTCCTTGGAGAAGGACGGAAGACCAAACCGAACCAACCCAGGCCTGCCAGGCTTCTTCAGAGACCAACTCGAG GAAGATGTTAGGTTCCCCTCCTCCATGTCAGATGAAGAAGGGAACGATCCAAAACAGCAGAAAAAGGCAAAGAAGTTGAAGAGCCAGATCTCCTCTTTCTTCAGCATAAAAAAGAAGCCAGAAAAGGATAAAGACAAGGATGAGACGCGTCTTCAGAGGCCATCCACACTGACCATCGGCGTAGGGCCAGTACCCGTGGCGCCAGTCATCTCTCCCA CACACCCTCCTGAGTTCTATGAGGAGGTGGCTGAGACTCTGGACAGGATTGCTCAGCGGTCCCACAGTATGAAGAGACCCCAAAAGCCCAGCCCACGACCCAGCCCTGCTACCACCCCGGTCAAACCTCCCCCTG AACCTGACAAAGAAGAAATGGTGCGCCAGCTGGTCCAGGTACTGTCTATGGAAGGGGATGCCATCAACTACAAG ATCCAGTCAGACCCCTTCCTGCGCTCCACGCTGAACCGTCTCTCATACCCGTCCTTCGCTAAGCTCCTGGACACCTTCGCCAGCCAGGAACAGGCCACGCCCTCACCTCTGCCGCCTCCTGCCAGCAGCCCCACGCTGAGACGAGTGGCCGTCACCATGGAGGTGTCGCGGCGTGTCGTCACAGCGACAGGGATGCAGCGCATGCAGGGCTACGCAGAACGCTATATGGAGAACTTTGCCCCCTGGGTGAAGAGCCATGGAGGATGG GAAGgtattgtccagttggaagagaTTTTGGAGTGCGACTGA
- the bcl2l12 gene encoding sporozoite surface protein 2 isoform X3, with protein sequence MTSLTRMSTEPESQSNGLGRRSLSALPSIGVMSADALNPTSPNPSVMSADALNPTSPNPSVMSADALNPTSPNPSVMSADALNPTSPNPSVMSTDTLNPTSPNPSVMSTDTLNPTSPNPSVSSISLVEIKADTSLVLKAFLRSALSNPSTERLGTVGGSYKDHNKYSAKESRKRPDNGWDSLDEAISSVEEKKHGLKDLIKRRLQPRPSTLPLRHSAKDSGADQTQNGGSLEKDGRPNRTNPGLPGFFRDQLEEDVRFPSSMSDEEGNDPKQQKKAKKLKSQISSFFSIKKKPEKDKDKDETRLQRPSTLTIGVGPVPVAPVISPTHPPEFYEEVAETLDRIAQRSHSMKRPQKPSPRPSPATTPVKPPPEPDKEEMVRQLVQVLSMEGDAINYKIQSDPFLRSTLNRLSYPSFAKLLDTFASQEQATPSPLPPPASSPTLRRVAVTMEVSRRVVTATGMQRMQGYAERYMENFAPWVKSHGGWEGIVQLEEILECD encoded by the exons TGATGTCAGCTGATGCACTCAACCCTACCTCTCCCAACCCCTCAGTGATGTCAGCTGATGCGCTCAACCCTACCTCTCCCAACCCCTCAGTGATGTCAGCTGATGCACTCAACCCTACCTCTCCCAACCCCTCAGTGATGTCAGCTGATGCGCTCAACCCTACCTCTCCCAACCCCTCAGTGATGTCAACTGATACGCTCAACCCTACCTCTCCCAACCCCTCAGTGATGTCAACTGATACGCTCAACCCTACATCTCCCAACCCCTCTGTCTCGTCCATCTCTCTGGTTGAGATCAAGGCAGACACTAGTCTGGTGCTGAAAGCTTTCCTCCGCAGCGCACTCTCTAATCCTTCGACCGAGCGGCTTGGGACGGTGGGGGGAAGCTACAAAGACCACAACAAGTACAG TGCAAAGGAGTCTAGGAAGCGGCCGGACAATGGCTGGGACTCTCTGGATGAAGCAATCAGCtcagtggaggagaagaaacacGGCTTGAAGGACCTCATTAAAAGACGACTGCAGCCACGGCCCTCCACCCTGCCCCTCCGTCACTCAGCTAAAGACAGCGGTGCAGACCAGACACAAAATGGTGGCTCCTTGGAGAAGGACGGAAGACCAAACCGAACCAACCCAGGCCTGCCAGGCTTCTTCAGAGACCAACTCGAG GAAGATGTTAGGTTCCCCTCCTCCATGTCAGATGAAGAAGGGAACGATCCAAAACAGCAGAAAAAGGCAAAGAAGTTGAAGAGCCAGATCTCCTCTTTCTTCAGCATAAAAAAGAAGCCAGAAAAGGATAAAGACAAGGATGAGACGCGTCTTCAGAGGCCATCCACACTGACCATCGGCGTAGGGCCAGTACCCGTGGCGCCAGTCATCTCTCCCA CACACCCTCCTGAGTTCTATGAGGAGGTGGCTGAGACTCTGGACAGGATTGCTCAGCGGTCCCACAGTATGAAGAGACCCCAAAAGCCCAGCCCACGACCCAGCCCTGCTACCACCCCGGTCAAACCTCCCCCTG AACCTGACAAAGAAGAAATGGTGCGCCAGCTGGTCCAGGTACTGTCTATGGAAGGGGATGCCATCAACTACAAG ATCCAGTCAGACCCCTTCCTGCGCTCCACGCTGAACCGTCTCTCATACCCGTCCTTCGCTAAGCTCCTGGACACCTTCGCCAGCCAGGAACAGGCCACGCCCTCACCTCTGCCGCCTCCTGCCAGCAGCCCCACGCTGAGACGAGTGGCCGTCACCATGGAGGTGTCGCGGCGTGTCGTCACAGCGACAGGGATGCAGCGCATGCAGGGCTACGCAGAACGCTATATGGAGAACTTTGCCCCCTGGGTGAAGAGCCATGGAGGATGG GAAGgtattgtccagttggaagagaTTTTGGAGTGCGACTGA